In Periplaneta americana isolate PAMFEO1 chromosome 4, P.americana_PAMFEO1_priV1, whole genome shotgun sequence, one DNA window encodes the following:
- the LOC138698144 gene encoding putative nuclease HARBI1 — protein sequence MAAVREGALCATLASFCEHFLHSAYLKKRKREDDEEEVVALAACVFSSSRVEHKTKITDYCENVVPRYTDFDFKSHFRLTRTTAQHVLEMGLFPNNTSKTKAGLPPAKSLLVCLWLFGTQETFREVGDRFGIGTGHAHRVFELFCRCLVSKSDSVIRWPQGEELKKVQEGFNALRGPNSFPDVVGCIDGMHVSFTASKDEKRAHFNRKCYTSVILQAVCDHTFRFTDLFAGWPGSSNDARVFRNSRLSEKLETPGFIPSHCHILGDCAYPLSSVLLTPYRDNGHLTRSQKNYNRMLSSKRVVIEQAFGQLVGRFRRLKHLYIRKREFVPVVITASCMLHNLCIAHADDSPDVEGDISLLRTEQNGNGDVTGQAKRDNIARMLHGDN from the exons ATGGCGGCTGTGAGAGAAGGTGCTTTATGTGCTACACTGGCAAGTTTTTGCGAGCATTTTCTTCATTCAGCTTATTTGAAGAAAAGAAAGCGTGAAGATGATGAGGAAGAGGTCGTAGCACTTGCTGCTTGTGTTTTTTCCTCTTCTCGTGTGGAACATAAAACGAAAATCACAGATTACTGTGAGAATGTAGTACCACGGTACACAGACTTCGATTTCAAAAGTCATTTCAGACTTACAAGAACCACTGCTCAG CATGTCTTGGAAATGGGCTTATTTCCCAACAACACGTCAAAAACGAAGGCTGGTTTGCCACCAGCCAAATCTCTTCTTGTTTGCCTGTGGTTATTTGGAACCCAGGAAACATTTAGAGAAGTTGGAGACAGGTTTGGCATAGGCACAGGACATGCCCACCGAGTATTTGAATTATTTTGTCGGTGCTTAGTTAGCAAATCAGATTCTGTGATACGGTGGCCACAAGGAGAAGAACTGAAGAAAGTCCAGGAAGGCTTTAATGCCCTCCGTGGACCCAACAGCTTCCCTGATGTCGTTGGATGCATTGATGGCATGCATGTATCATTTACGGCATCCAAAGATGAGAAGCGAGCACATTTCAACAGAAAGTGCTACACTTCTGTAATTTTGCAAGCAGTATGTGACCACACTTTTCGCTTCACTGATCTATTTGCTGGCTGGCCCGGATCCAGCAATGATGCCAGAGTTTTCAGAAATAGTAGGTTGTCTGAAAAACTTGAAACACCTGGCTTCATTCCCAGCCATTGTCACATCCTTGGTGACTGTGCTTATCCCCTGTCAAGTGTTTTGTTAACACCCTATAGGGACAATGGACACCTCACAAGATCCCAGAAGAACTACAATAGAATGTTGAGCTCAAAGCGAGTAGTTATTGAACAGGCATTTGGCCAGTTAGTAGGACGCTTCCGACGGCTGAAACATCTCTACATAAGAAAGAGGGAATTTGTCCCTGTAGTAATTACAGCTTCATGCATGCTACACAATTTGTGTATAGCACATGCAGATGATTCACCTGATGTTGAAGGTGACATCTCTTTGTTGAGAACTGAGCAAAATGGAAATGGAGATGTGACAGGGCAGGCCAAAAGAGATAACATAGCAAGAATGTTGCATGGAGACAATTAA